Proteins encoded within one genomic window of Laspinema palackyanum D2c:
- a CDS encoding TPM domain-containing protein, with protein sequence MFTRTTGIKQTFWGILFGFSLIIFPLLSHALTVQEVPNPRQQYGGWVTDMANILSNETENQLNQMIAELEATTGAEIAVVTVPTTAPSSSSKVFTTELFNHWKVGKSGADNGLLFLTAVGERRVEIETGYAMESLLPDAEVGNILKTQVTPRFREGNFEGGILAGTQALIAVIAADPPPLITEMETEAVPGDWIPWLLGGGGALATIAGGTVYRQKRRIFIEPTGRTRSNQLFQNPQRLYCNQCKHPLKPLEEPEINSHLTPPERVAQQLGSVEFKGAFCARCYPSHPIGGVQILSYETQLSNVTNCPTCQELTVTRQVTKIVEEPTWNRTGKQWITEDCHCCDRHEELLEDIPCLQPPVNAVFLPPTGRSRVQDQLSFMGPRECDRPAHCLVCRYPLHKIQGYPLQSLLTTAETTAQTLGSVNFIGWQCTNCYPQSGNHLVHIRGYIQNSAILECAICQEFTVTRTEQVIQQPTTDCTGRQEIHDRCHCCGNESTQCVILPALPPPPPVYSYSSDSSSDSSSDSSDFGGGESGGGGAGEDW encoded by the coding sequence ATGTTTACCCGAACTACTGGAATTAAGCAAACATTTTGGGGAATCTTGTTCGGATTTTCCCTGATAATATTTCCCCTGCTCAGTCATGCCTTAACCGTCCAAGAGGTTCCGAATCCCCGACAACAATATGGGGGATGGGTGACGGATATGGCAAATATTCTCAGCAATGAGACTGAAAATCAACTGAATCAGATGATAGCAGAATTGGAGGCAACTACGGGGGCAGAAATTGCCGTGGTGACGGTGCCGACAACGGCTCCATCCTCCAGTTCCAAGGTATTTACAACGGAACTGTTTAATCACTGGAAAGTTGGCAAATCTGGAGCCGATAATGGGCTGTTATTTTTAACCGCTGTGGGTGAGCGACGGGTGGAAATTGAAACCGGATATGCAATGGAAAGCTTGCTGCCGGATGCTGAAGTTGGAAATATACTTAAAACTCAAGTGACACCTCGATTTCGAGAGGGTAATTTTGAGGGTGGAATTTTAGCCGGAACCCAGGCGTTAATCGCGGTAATCGCAGCGGATCCTCCCCCCTTAATCACTGAAATGGAAACAGAAGCTGTTCCCGGGGATTGGATACCTTGGTTGTTAGGGGGAGGGGGCGCATTAGCAACGATCGCCGGAGGAACAGTCTATCGGCAAAAACGGCGAATTTTCATCGAACCCACCGGAAGAACGCGCTCAAACCAGCTCTTTCAAAACCCGCAACGTCTTTATTGTAATCAGTGCAAACACCCTCTAAAACCCTTAGAAGAACCGGAAATAAACTCCCATTTAACTCCACCGGAACGAGTCGCCCAACAACTCGGAAGTGTTGAATTTAAGGGAGCATTCTGTGCAAGGTGCTATCCCAGTCATCCCATCGGTGGGGTTCAAATTCTCAGCTATGAAACTCAGTTATCTAATGTTACGAATTGTCCCACTTGTCAAGAATTAACCGTCACCCGCCAAGTGACAAAAATAGTGGAAGAACCCACCTGGAATCGAACCGGGAAACAGTGGATCACCGAGGATTGCCACTGTTGCGATCGCCACGAAGAACTCCTCGAAGATATACCCTGTCTGCAACCCCCCGTTAATGCCGTATTCCTACCACCCACCGGGCGATCGCGGGTTCAGGACCAACTGAGCTTTATGGGACCTCGGGAGTGCGATCGCCCTGCTCATTGTCTGGTTTGCCGCTATCCCCTCCACAAAATCCAGGGTTACCCCTTGCAATCCTTACTCACAACAGCGGAAACCACTGCTCAAACCCTCGGTAGCGTCAACTTTATCGGGTGGCAATGTACGAATTGTTACCCCCAATCTGGCAATCACCTGGTTCACATTCGCGGTTATATTCAAAACTCCGCCATTTTGGAATGTGCCATCTGCCAGGAATTCACCGTCACTCGCACCGAACAAGTCATCCAGCAACCGACAACCGATTGTACCGGCAGACAGGAAATTCACGATCGCTGCCACTGTTGCGGCAACGAAAGCACCCAATGCGTCATCCTTCCTGCCTTGCCTCCCCCGCCTCCCGTTTATAGTTACAGTAGCGATAGCAGTAGCGACAGTAGTAGCGATAGCAGTGATTTCGGGGGAGGGGAGAGTGGCGGTGGGGGTGCTGGGGAAGATTGGTAG